A part of Desulfovibrio sp. JC010 genomic DNA contains:
- a CDS encoding diguanylate cyclase produces the protein MEEKAKILIVDDERLNLNVLSDLLRQDYKVVLAKNGNQALDRINSENPPDLVLLDVLMPEMDGYEVLRKIKSRDETKAIPIVFITALDSEHDEARGLEMGAVDYIRKPFHPPIVKARVKNHLIIARQRKLLEGLANLDGLTEMPNRRSFELALEREWRRCSRSGDYMSLAMLDVDCFKQYNDNYGHTAGDEVLKKVADVLQAEVGRPSDVAARYGGEEFVLLLPETDSDGGRYLAEKIRVLIAELEIKHEFSSVSNVLTVSLGGVTVVPSTFAKAQDLTVGADSMLYEAKRRGRNMVLWTDLS, from the coding sequence ATGGAAGAGAAAGCTAAAATTCTGATTGTTGATGATGAGCGGTTGAATCTTAATGTCCTTTCGGATTTGCTGCGGCAGGATTATAAGGTTGTGCTGGCTAAAAACGGCAATCAGGCCCTTGACCGGATAAATTCCGAAAATCCTCCTGATCTGGTTCTGCTTGATGTGCTGATGCCGGAAATGGACGGTTATGAAGTCCTGCGCAAAATCAAATCCCGTGACGAAACCAAGGCTATCCCGATTGTTTTCATCACCGCCCTTGATTCCGAGCATGATGAGGCCAGAGGGCTTGAGATGGGCGCAGTGGATTATATACGCAAGCCTTTTCATCCTCCCATTGTAAAAGCGAGGGTCAAGAACCATCTTATAATCGCCCGTCAGCGCAAACTGCTGGAAGGGCTTGCCAATCTCGACGGGCTGACCGAGATGCCCAACCGCAGGAGTTTTGAGCTGGCACTGGAAAGGGAGTGGCGTCGTTGCAGCCGTTCCGGGGATTACATGTCCCTTGCCATGCTCGATGTGGATTGCTTCAAACAGTACAATGACAACTACGGTCACACTGCCGGGGACGAGGTTCTCAAAAAGGTCGCAGATGTTTTGCAGGCTGAGGTCGGACGTCCTTCAGATGTGGCTGCCCGCTACGGTGGAGAGGAGTTTGTTCTCCTGTTGCCGGAGACTGATTCCGACGGGGGCAGGTATCTTGCCGAAAAGATTAGGGTGCTGATTGCAGAGCTTGAAATTAAGCACGAATTTTCATCTGTAAGCAATGTGCTCACTGTTAGCCTCGGCGGGGTGACTGTGGTTCCATCCACCTTTGCCAAAGCGCAGGATTTGACTGTGGGTGCAGATTCCATGCTTTATGAAGCCAAACGCAGGGGCAGGAATATGGTCCTCTGGACCGACCTCAGCTGA